One Nonomuraea angiospora DNA segment encodes these proteins:
- a CDS encoding FG-GAP repeat domain-containing protein, which translates to MPRRVMICLALALLLAGCGGVRPAPGPAGQSPSASVSTPTPTPTTTSTTTPTPARRSAKAAGRPDDVNGDGRADLLLYVELPGPDLRFLAVVYGSPRGLRTGRPAIVSSRTFFAWQIDPGIRADLDGDGFGDILGYGRAGDRDEQMGPHIFWGGPDGIDPGTLPTRVPPPATSGMATFRSVAGDFDGDGAADVAMSTLTDRGVADLVVMYGPFSRAGVPSRQTVQPSPTGDEFWRMTVDEIDGRHATGLVVFEGDDGEQTSGWLLNGGPDGLAKAGRRLGKGMAATFGDFDGDGARDLAVGDDGSRNDEPGTETEAPEVDKTLTVYYGDGRTRTFKGEKGSAVAGDFNGDGRDDLAFGGARGGREPVRMFWGGPGGLRAGAGISGLARGEPLAAGDYDGDGDDELVLASGDDLLNVMVTDGKSVLTRFDLPPR; encoded by the coding sequence GTGCCGCGAAGGGTGATGATCTGTCTGGCGTTGGCCCTCCTGCTCGCCGGATGCGGCGGCGTCCGCCCCGCGCCCGGCCCCGCCGGTCAGTCGCCGTCGGCGTCGGTGTCCACTCCGACTCCGACACCGACCACCACCTCGACCACGACCCCGACCCCCGCGCGGCGTTCGGCCAAGGCCGCCGGGCGGCCCGACGACGTCAACGGCGACGGCCGCGCCGACCTGCTCCTCTACGTCGAGCTGCCCGGCCCGGACCTGCGCTTCCTCGCGGTCGTCTACGGCTCGCCCAGGGGGTTGCGCACCGGCAGGCCGGCGATCGTCTCGTCGCGGACGTTCTTCGCCTGGCAGATCGACCCGGGCATCCGGGCCGACCTCGACGGGGACGGCTTCGGCGACATCCTGGGCTACGGGCGGGCGGGTGACCGCGACGAGCAGATGGGCCCGCACATCTTCTGGGGCGGCCCGGACGGCATCGACCCGGGAACGCTCCCGACCCGGGTGCCGCCGCCCGCGACGAGCGGCATGGCGACGTTCCGCTCCGTCGCCGGCGACTTCGACGGGGACGGAGCCGCCGACGTGGCCATGTCCACCCTCACCGACCGGGGCGTCGCCGACCTCGTCGTGATGTACGGCCCGTTCAGCCGCGCGGGCGTCCCCAGCCGCCAGACCGTCCAGCCCTCGCCCACAGGCGACGAATTCTGGCGGATGACCGTCGACGAGATCGACGGGCGGCACGCTACGGGGCTGGTCGTGTTCGAGGGCGACGACGGCGAGCAGACCTCCGGATGGCTGCTGAACGGCGGTCCGGACGGCCTGGCGAAGGCGGGGCGCAGGCTGGGCAAGGGCATGGCGGCCACGTTCGGTGACTTCGACGGCGACGGAGCCAGGGACCTGGCGGTCGGCGACGACGGCAGCCGCAACGACGAGCCCGGCACCGAGACCGAGGCGCCCGAGGTGGACAAGACGCTGACCGTCTACTACGGCGACGGCCGCACCCGGACGTTCAAGGGCGAGAAGGGCTCGGCCGTCGCCGGCGACTTCAACGGCGACGGCCGGGACGACCTCGCCTTCGGCGGAGCGCGCGGCGGGCGTGAGCCGGTCCGGATGTTCTGGGGCGGCCCCGGCGGCCTGCGGGCCGGTGCCGGCATCAGCGGCCTGGCCCGCGGCGAGCCGCTGGCGGCGGGCGACTACGACGGCGACGGGGACGACGAACTCGTGCTCGCCTCCGGCGACGACCTCCTCAACGTCATGGTGACGGACGGCAAAAGCGTCCTGACCCGCTTCGACCTGCCACCCCGCTGA
- a CDS encoding TetR/AcrR family transcriptional regulator — MANVGGTPRGPYRSGIKRREQIVSAAAKAFGERGYNGASMRQIAADVGVSPAALLRHFQDKEELLAAVLEWWARETAALRLEGRDGLAAFDGLRDLMTYHISHRGLLELFIHLTGEASNEKHPARAFIQDRYTGIVSMLVKRLLATAETGEIPPLTDAQAEAEVRALCATMDGLEIQWLLDPAVDLVGLFDFHLDHTLARWRSGAYAPGARS; from the coding sequence GTGGCGAACGTCGGCGGGACCCCGCGCGGCCCGTACCGGAGCGGCATCAAGCGCCGCGAGCAGATCGTCAGCGCCGCCGCCAAGGCCTTCGGCGAGCGCGGCTACAACGGGGCGTCCATGCGGCAGATCGCCGCGGACGTGGGCGTCTCACCGGCGGCCCTGCTCCGCCATTTCCAGGACAAGGAGGAGCTGCTCGCCGCGGTGCTCGAATGGTGGGCGCGGGAGACCGCCGCGCTCCGGCTCGAAGGGCGCGACGGGCTGGCGGCCTTCGACGGCCTGCGCGACCTCATGACGTACCACATCAGCCACCGGGGCCTGCTCGAGCTGTTCATCCACCTCACGGGCGAGGCGTCCAACGAGAAGCACCCGGCGCGGGCCTTCATCCAGGACCGCTACACGGGCATCGTGAGCATGCTGGTCAAACGCCTGCTCGCGACGGCGGAGACCGGAGAGATCCCGCCGTTGACCGACGCGCAGGCCGAGGCCGAGGTACGCGCCCTCTGCGCCACCATGGACGGCCTGGAGATCCAGTGGCTGCTCGATCCCGCCGTGGACCTGGTCGGCCTCTTCGACTTCCACCTCGACCACACGCTGGCACGGTGGAGGAGCGGCGCGTACGCGCCGGGCGCGCGTTCCTGA
- a CDS encoding carbohydrate ABC transporter permease, whose amino-acid sequence MTISKTRENLAGWLFVAPVVVILGLFMLAPILMALWVSLTDWNGQGSPFRGSVPFVGVDNYSRLFTEDGLARQDFMTSVRNNVYYVAIVVPLQTALALGLALVVNSRLLKGRTFFRAAFFFPSVTSSVAISVVFLFVFANSGAVNALLGLFGVDGPQWFADSRGVLHLLLGAVGVVDPAAPPEALTSGGPFGLSWWEWLSGPSVAMTTIIALVVWTTSGTFMLMFLAALQDIPVSLEEAAMLDGAGRRQVFRNVTLPMLKPTMFLVLTLGLISTWQVFDQVYVMSQGNPAKTTLTPAFLSYQTAFRSFEYGSGTAISFVLFAIIVVLTLVQRWVMRERRHA is encoded by the coding sequence ATGACCATCAGCAAGACACGCGAGAACCTGGCGGGCTGGCTCTTCGTGGCCCCCGTCGTGGTGATCCTGGGCCTGTTCATGCTGGCGCCGATCCTCATGGCGCTGTGGGTGAGCCTGACCGACTGGAACGGGCAGGGCAGCCCGTTCCGGGGCAGCGTGCCGTTCGTCGGCGTGGACAACTACAGCCGCCTGTTCACCGAGGACGGGCTGGCCAGGCAGGACTTCATGACGAGCGTCCGCAACAACGTCTACTACGTGGCCATCGTGGTCCCGTTGCAGACCGCGCTGGCGCTCGGCCTGGCCCTGGTCGTCAACAGCCGGCTGCTGAAGGGCCGGACGTTCTTCCGCGCCGCGTTCTTCTTCCCCTCGGTGACCAGCTCGGTGGCGATCAGCGTGGTGTTCCTGTTCGTCTTCGCCAACTCCGGCGCGGTCAACGCCCTGCTGGGCCTGTTCGGCGTCGACGGGCCCCAGTGGTTCGCCGACTCTCGCGGGGTGCTGCACCTGCTGCTCGGGGCCGTCGGCGTGGTCGATCCGGCGGCTCCGCCGGAGGCGCTGACCTCCGGCGGGCCGTTCGGGCTGTCGTGGTGGGAGTGGCTGTCCGGGCCCAGCGTGGCGATGACGACCATCATCGCGCTGGTCGTCTGGACCACGTCGGGGACGTTCATGCTCATGTTCCTGGCGGCGCTGCAGGACATCCCGGTGTCGCTGGAGGAGGCGGCCATGCTCGACGGGGCGGGCCGCCGCCAGGTCTTCAGGAACGTGACGCTGCCGATGCTCAAACCGACCATGTTCCTGGTGCTCACGCTGGGGCTGATCTCGACGTGGCAGGTCTTCGACCAGGTGTACGTGATGAGTCAGGGCAATCCCGCCAAGACCACGCTCACGCCGGCGTTCCTGTCGTACCAGACGGCCTTCCGGAGTTTCGAGTACGGCTCGGGCACCGCGATCTCGTTCGTGCTGTTCGCCATCATCGTGGTGCTGACCCTGGTCCAGCGCTGGGTGATGAGAGAGAGGCGTCATGCGTAG
- a CDS encoding carbohydrate ABC transporter permease → MRRDNARSLASTFTGYFILIFFALVFLYPFVIQIAASFKTESDAAAHPLSPIPDPVTMGGYEKVFLSTDLPLWLGNSLLVTVVITVGRVLLDSMAGYALARLRFPGRRAIFSTIIAMLAVPGVVLFIPKFLVLNQFGMYDSYTALILPVIADAAGVFIMKQFFESLPVSVEEAAKVDGAGVFRTYWSIVLPMARPALLTLTIISFQGSWNEFAHTLVAVQNPELFTLPRGLADLVSGSLGKGTQYPLKLGAALMATIPVAVVFVIFQRYFVRGANEGSEKG, encoded by the coding sequence ATGCGTAGGGACAACGCGCGGTCGCTGGCCTCCACCTTCACCGGCTACTTCATCCTGATCTTCTTCGCGCTCGTCTTCCTCTACCCGTTCGTCATCCAGATCGCCGCCTCCTTCAAGACCGAGTCGGACGCGGCGGCGCATCCCCTGTCGCCCATCCCCGACCCGGTGACGATGGGCGGCTACGAGAAGGTGTTCCTCAGCACCGACCTGCCGCTGTGGCTGGGCAACTCGTTGCTGGTGACCGTGGTCATCACGGTCGGGCGCGTGCTGCTCGACTCCATGGCCGGGTACGCGCTGGCGCGGCTGCGCTTCCCGGGGCGGCGGGCGATCTTCTCGACGATCATCGCGATGCTGGCGGTGCCGGGCGTGGTGCTGTTCATCCCGAAGTTCCTGGTGCTGAACCAGTTCGGCATGTACGACAGCTACACCGCGCTGATCCTGCCGGTGATCGCGGACGCGGCCGGGGTGTTCATCATGAAGCAGTTCTTCGAGTCGCTGCCGGTCAGCGTCGAGGAGGCGGCGAAGGTGGACGGGGCGGGCGTCTTCCGTACGTACTGGTCGATCGTGCTGCCGATGGCCCGGCCCGCGCTGCTCACGCTCACCATCATCTCCTTCCAGGGCTCCTGGAACGAGTTCGCGCACACGCTGGTGGCGGTGCAGAACCCCGAGCTGTTCACGCTGCCGCGGGGGCTGGCCGACCTGGTGAGCGGGTCGCTGGGCAAGGGCACGCAGTATCCGCTCAAGCTGGGGGCCGCGCTGATGGCGACCATTCCGGTGGCGGTGGTGTTCGTGATCTTCCAGCGGTACTTCGTGCGCGGCGCGAACGAGGGCTCCGAGAAGGGCTGA
- a CDS encoding NAD(+)/NADH kinase, giving the protein MFLLPGVFAFVALGLLIAFLPDRPADRFTGNAFKLTFGFHVITDRLGYSPTQAVSLVFTATLVFTCGSLVTATIGGWLSDRLGRRKIFVLVASLILGMGTGAYMAVDIALVVRVLHQPRQRGQGPGRLPDRQPAAPVAGPADRPALPHHRRRRRQLPGRLHGRPGVRRARRPDGDAHQKGPLTSALGRGHHVKHFTLGLVVHPDRPVLDSVRLIVRHARRIGAAVVARPCDAGQVGPEVEIVTPEEFVERVDGVISLGGDGTMLGAMRMVVGRQVPVLGVNHGHLGFLIEVTPSELEPALDRLAEGHYTLEPHSCLEADDHTAFNDIVVTAAEPLASLTLDLEVNGLRHGYYRGDAVIVCTATGSTAYNHAAGGPIISPSTEAVALTPVAPMSGISRSVILGKDDHILLRNPSDDMTLLFSVDGTPARPLRPGAELPVRLRTDAVDVVRFDADMHAQRKRVKLSLLDLPLRPDQLVELIPQPLREQAERLRQTMTR; this is encoded by the coding sequence ATGTTCCTGCTGCCGGGCGTCTTCGCGTTCGTCGCGCTCGGGCTGCTGATCGCGTTCCTGCCCGACCGTCCCGCCGACCGCTTCACCGGGAACGCGTTCAAGCTGACGTTCGGCTTCCACGTCATCACCGACCGCCTCGGCTACAGCCCCACCCAGGCCGTGTCCCTGGTCTTCACCGCCACGCTCGTCTTCACCTGCGGCTCGCTGGTCACGGCCACGATCGGCGGCTGGCTGTCCGACCGGCTGGGGCGCAGGAAGATCTTCGTGCTGGTGGCGTCCCTGATCCTGGGCATGGGGACCGGGGCGTACATGGCCGTCGACATCGCGCTGGTCGTACGGGTCCTGCACCAACCCCGACAACGCGGCCAAGGACCTGGCCGTCTTCCAGATCGCCAACCCGCTGCCCCAGTCGCCGGCCCCGCTGATCGCCCCGCCCTTCCTCACCATCGGCGGCGGCGACGACAACTACCCGGCCGCCTTCACGGCCGCCCTGGTGTTCGCCGTGCTCGGCGCCCTGACGGTGATGCCCATCAGAAAGGTCCACTGACCTCAGCGCTGGGTAGGGGGCACCACGTGAAGCACTTCACTCTTGGGCTGGTGGTGCACCCCGACCGGCCGGTGCTGGACTCCGTACGGCTGATCGTCCGGCACGCGCGGCGCATCGGGGCCGCCGTCGTCGCCCGGCCGTGCGACGCCGGGCAGGTGGGGCCGGAGGTCGAGATCGTCACGCCCGAGGAGTTCGTCGAACGGGTGGACGGCGTGATCAGCCTGGGCGGCGACGGCACCATGCTGGGCGCGATGCGTATGGTGGTCGGCCGCCAGGTGCCGGTGCTCGGCGTCAACCACGGGCACCTGGGCTTCCTCATCGAGGTGACCCCGTCGGAGCTGGAGCCGGCCCTCGACCGCCTGGCCGAGGGCCACTACACCCTCGAACCGCACAGCTGCCTGGAGGCCGACGACCACACCGCGTTCAACGACATCGTGGTCACCGCCGCCGAGCCGCTGGCCAGCCTGACCCTCGACCTCGAGGTCAACGGCCTGCGCCACGGCTACTACCGCGGGGACGCGGTGATCGTCTGCACCGCGACCGGCTCGACGGCCTACAACCACGCGGCCGGCGGCCCCATCATCTCCCCGTCCACCGAGGCCGTCGCCCTGACCCCGGTGGCCCCGATGTCCGGCATCAGCCGCTCGGTCATCCTCGGCAAGGACGACCACATCCTGCTGCGCAACCCGTCGGACGACATGACGCTGCTCTTCTCCGTGGACGGCACCCCCGCCAGGCCGCTGCGGCCCGGAGCCGAGCTGCCGGTGCGGCTGCGCACGGACGCGGTGGACGTCGTACGGTTCGACGCCGACATGCACGCCCAGCGCAAGCGGGTCAAGCTCAGCCTGCTCGACCTGCCGCTCAGGCCGGACCAGCTCGTCGAGCTGATCCCGCAACCCCTGCGCGAGCAGGCCGAGCGGCTGCGCCAGACGATGACCCGCTAG